Proteins encoded within one genomic window of Haematobia irritans isolate KBUSLIRL chromosome 5, ASM5000362v1, whole genome shotgun sequence:
- the LOC142239573 gene encoding uncharacterized protein LOC142239573 — protein sequence MGGKKHQTPDIELEKLQQRRSKLMENINRIRLSITNKTISLNKTELECRLDILKSYIDQVMNLQSEIEVLDPSDDLRERVEDTSVSAKTLLLNLVSRNRKSSIAETSFCAQAHTSRLPNMRLPKFSGKYADYKNFMGLFENLVDNDPTLTDIEKFNHLISCLSDEALGTVRAFQISETNYPKALASLKRVYDNKCLIFFDNISKLFDLPEIHKPSASALRSMIDTVSAIYDSLLSIGDDKNITNAMLIHLVMSKVDHSTKSKWEEQLNFEQLPLWSECEAALNKRYQHISADETSNSKLKSVKARHEFPSKKSSRTSLSCSKTKHNNEKCLMCKSIQHLIDSCPSFTAMPVLDRFNFVKSIPACINCFKQGHTVAKCKSEKCRICGSSHNSLLHRYTTSQQGESDVVNSMPIEASSLRASANHSSSNENTILATAVVEVQTRTGEFILARALLDSGSQPNLITEDLVQKLQLKKCKDILNLTGIGEIGSSSKSNVQVTFKSRLNATKFSSKFWVLQSITNQQPDRNISIRNWIFPKNIELADPYFFRSQKIDLLLGAEVFYELLCVGQIKKGCNQPILQKTTLGWIVGGKYGRTECQVAKVYHLNYIIEDEMSLDATVQKFWELEQLPGTLKVKFTDEQSKCEEHFYESLRRLPSGRFQVSLPFKTSPSVIGSSFENARRRFFSLERRLSQDDQMRVMYHDFMGEYLDLGHMSLSNEAIPSRPHYFIPHQCVLRPESLTTKLRVVFDASSRTSSQLSLNDILMVGPTIQNDLYSILMRFRFHKYAITADVEKMYRQVLIGEADRDFQLVLYRRDPQEPLLTYRLNTVTYGTSSAPYLAIKWLVHLSEIYSEEFPKVSSIIRHDFYVDDLLTGAESLEEIQTIQHQISKVLESAGFRLTKWRSNNTEFDKYKGIDKFLKQDFESAKALGIHWNPYGDQFTFRFDDNFKSAKATKRNILSISSRLFDPLGLICPIVVRAKMLIQDLWLQKLDWDESIPMQLYSSWEVFKEDLLQIGSIRIPRFVQTTSQSKIQIHGFADASLRAYGCCIYIRSEISNKVTCNLLTAKSKVSPLKTKSLPRLELCAAHLLAELWAKMREMLPFKVESVTFWSDSEITLHWIKTHPSQFSVFVANRISEIQERTSSVSWRHVPGRLNPADIVSRGCDIEEIMNSMWFYGPPFLLEGSCNWPSNPHFEVTKDIELLEKRKSAVLVSVNETRNDLMELINRHSSYKKLLRVTAFVFRFVDFVKKLKISRSPSPTHKEINWSFLRLVEVVQRQYFSEELHKLKKSLALNTNIQKLTPFIHTNTEEGRTFSLIRVGGRLLNAPLPFNTKFPLLLPKSSHFVDLFVRNLHKENCHAGTRALVALSRERIWILNAREICKKIVRQCIHCFHYKPKLMNQIMGNLPSDRVKAIRPFLVVGVDFCGPVNVSVRIRGRPPLKMYIAVFVCFTSKAVHLELVSNLSSDCFILCFKRFAARRGLPTTVYCDNATNFVGASRNLKEIQEEFEAKKKAITSFGASYKVEFTFIPPRAPHFGGLWEAAVKQAKHLLLRTVGNAMLSAEEMCTMLAEVEAVLNSRPIAPMSSDPNDGEALTPSHLLIGDGLRSLPPGSDADVSDNKLKYLKRWQMLCTLKQRFWRTWSRDYVLGLQTKTKWFHEQTNLQIGTLVLVHEDNLPPQEWLTGRVVNVIQGQDGKVRVAEVRTKNGIFKRPIHKLAAIPID from the coding sequence ATGGGTGGCAAGAAACATCAAACCCCCGACATCGAATTGGAGAAACTTCAACAAAGGAGAAGTAAATTGATGGAGAACATTAATCGCATACGCTTATCAATTACTAATAAGACAATAAGTCTGAATAAGACTGAGTTAGAATGTCGTTTGGATATTTTAAAGTCTTATATTGATCAGGTTATGAATTTGCAGTCAGAAATAGAAGTGTTAGACCCAAGTGACGATTTACGAGAAAGAGTTGAGGATACAAGTGTAAGTGCAAAGACACTTCTTTTAAACTTGGTAAGCAGAAACCGAAAGTCTAGTATTGCGGAGACGTCTTTCTGTGCTCAGGCTCATACAAGTAGGCTCCCTAATATGAGACTTCCGAAATTTAGTGGAAAATATGCCGACTATAAGAATTTTATGGGTCTcttcgaaaatttggtcgataATGACCCTACTTTAACTGATATCGAAAAATTTAATCATTTAATCTCGTGTCTGTCAGATGAAGCCCTAGGAACGGTCAGGGCATTTCAGATATCAGAGACAAATTATCCGAAGGCTTTGGCTAGTTTGAAGAGAGTGTATGACAATAAGTGTCTAAtattttttgataatatttcaaaattattcgATCTCCCTGAGATACATAAACCTTCGGCATCTGCCTTACGAAGCATGATAGACACTGTGTCTGCAATTTATGATTCATTGCTTTCGATTGGGGACGACAAAAACATTACCAATGCCATGCTTATACATTTGGTTATGTCAAAGGTGGATCATTCCACTAAATCGAAATGGGAGGAACAGCTAAATTTCGAACAATTGCCATTATGGTCAGAATGCGAGGCGGCTCTGAATAAGCGATATCAACATATATCAGCTGACGAGACTTCAAATTCGAAGTTGAAAAGTGTCAAAGCTAGACACGAGTTTCCGTCAAAAAAGAGTTCGAGGACCTCACTGTCTTGTTCCAAGACAAAACATAATAACGAAAAGTGCCTCATGTGCAAATCTATTCAACACCTCATTGATTCGTGCCCATCATTTACTGCTATGCCAGTTCTTGATAGATTTAATTTTGTAAAGTCTATACCAGCTTGCATAAATTGTTTCAAACAGGGTCATACAGTGGCAAAATGCAAATCAGAGAAATGTCGCATATGTGGTAGCTCACACAACTCACTCTTGCATAGATATACTACTTCGCAGCAAGGAGAGAGTGATGTCGTGAATTCAATGCCAATTGAGGCATCTTCCTTGCGAGCTTCGGCGAATCACTCATCGTCAAACGAAAATACTATACTTGCTACGGCTGTTGTTGAGGTTCAAACACGAACTGGAGAATTTATATTGGCAAGAGCTCTCCTTGATTCGGGTTCGCAACCCAATTTAATTACCGAAGATCTTGTACAAAAGTTGCAATTAAAGAAATGTAAAGATATTCTAAACCTCACCGGTATTGGTGAAATTGGATCTTCATCAAAATCTAACGTACAAGTGACGTTTAAGTCAAGGCTAaatgctacaaaattttcttcaaagttcTGGGTATTGCAGTCCATTACTAACCAACAGCCGGACAGGAATATTTCCATACGTAATTGGATTTTTCCTAAGAATATAGAATTGGCAGACCCCTATTTCTTTAGATCACAGAAAATTGATTTGTTACTAGGAGCGGAAGTTTTTTATGAACTGCTCTGCGTTGGGCAAATAAAAAAGGGTTGTAATCAACCAATTCTTCAAAAGACAACACTAGGCTGGATTGTGGGTGGAAAGTATGGTCGAACAGAATGTCAGGTAGCAAAAGTTTATcatttaaattatataattgAGGACGAAATGAGCCTCGACGCGACTGTGCAAAAGTTCTGGGAGTTGGAACAGCTGCCAGGAACCCTTAAGGTTAAATTTACTGATGAACAAAGTAAATGCGAGGAACACTTTTATGAGAGTCTACGGCGATTACCTTCTGGGCGTTTCCAGGTTTCGTTACCATTCAAGACTAGCCCTTCGGTTATAGGTTCCTCGTTTGAGAATGCCAGACGTCGGTTTTTTTCCTTGGAACGTAGATTGTCACAAGATGACCAGATGAGGGTCATGTATCATGACTTTATGGGCGAATATTTGGATTTAGGTCATATGTCCTTGTCGAATGAGGCGATACCATCCCGCCCCCATTACTTCATCCCTCACCAGTGTGTCTTGCGACCTGAAAGTTTAACAACCAAATTGCGTGTGGTTTTCGACGCTTCAAGTCGTACATCATCACAACTTTCTCTAAACGACATACTTATGGTGGGTCCTACGATACAAAACGATTTGTActccattcttatgcgttttcgaTTTCATAAATACGCGATAACGGCTGATGTAGAGAAAATGTACCGCCAGGTATTAATTGGCGAGGCTGATCGTGATTTCCAGCTCGTTTTATACCGTAGGGACCCTCAAGAACCACTGCTTACTTATCGTCTCAACACCGTCACTTACGGAACTTCTTCCGCACCGTATTTAGCCATAAAGTGGTTAGTCCACCTAAGTGAAATCTATTCTGAGGAGTTTCCTAAAGTTTCATCCATTATTCGTCACGATTTTTACGTGGACGATTTACTTACAGGCGCTGAAAGTCTGGAGGAAATTCAGACTATTCAACATCAGATATCTAAAGTTTTGGAATCCGCCGGATTCAGATTGACGAAATGGCGATCAAATAATacagaatttgataaatatAAGGGAATTGATAAATTTCTAAAACAAGATTTTGAATCTGCCAAAGCGCTTGGAATCCATTGGAATCCATATGGAGATCAATTCACTTTTCGTTTCGATGATAATTTTAAAAGTGCCAAGGCAACAAAGAGAAATATCTTATCTATTTCTTCTCGTTTATTTGACCCGCTTGGTCTTATTTGCCCAATTGTCGTACGGGCTAAAATGCTCATTCAGGACTTGTGGCTACAAAAACTGGACTGGGACGAATCAATCCCAATGCAACTATATTCGTCTTGGGAAGTTTTCAAAGAGGACTTGCTCCAAATTGGTTCGATAAGAATACCACGATTCGTGCAAACAACATCACAGTCGAAAATTCAAATACATGGGTTTGCAGACGCCTCATTAAGAGCGTATGGATGTTGCATTTATATTCGTAGCGAGATTTCAAATAAAGTTACCTGTAATTTGTTAACGGCGAAGTCAAAGGTTTCCCCTTTGAAGACAAAGTCACTACCACGACTTGAATTATGTGCCGCACATTTATTAGCTGAGCTGTGGGCTAAAATGCGAGAAATGTTACCATTCAAAGTCGAAAGTGTCACTTTTTGGTCCGATTCTGAAATAACTCTTCATTGGATAAAAACACACCCTTCTCAATTTTCGGTTTTCGTAGCTAATCGAATTTCAGAAATTCAGGAACGGACTAGTTCGGTTTCATGGCGACATGTTCCTGGCAGACTAAACCCCGCTGACATTGTGTCAAGGGGTTGTGATATAGAGGAAATTATGAATTCAATGTGGTTTTATGGTCCACCATTTCTGCTTGAAGGTAGTTGTAACTGGCCGTCTAATCCACATTTTGAAGTGACTAAAGACATCGAATTGCTGGAAAAgcgaaaatcagctgttttggtCTCAGTTAATGAAACGAGGAATGATCTAATGGAATTAATTAATAGACATtcatcatataaaaaattgttacgAGTCACAGCATTCGTTTTTCGATTCGTGGATTTCGTAAAGAAGCTTAAGATTTCCAGATCACCTTCACCTACTCACAAAGAAATAAACTGGTCCTTTTTAAGACTAGTCGAAGTTGTCCAGAGACAATATTTCTCTGAGGAGCTACATAAGTTGAAAAAATCTCTTGCTCTCAACACAAATATCCAAAAACTCACACCTTTTATACATACAAATACCGAAGAAGGTAGAACCTTTTCTCTTATTAGAGTAGGTGGGAGACTTTTAAACGCTCCACTACCTTTCAACACGAAGTTTCCGTTGTTGTTGCCAAAGTCGTCACACTTCGTTGATTTATTCGTTCGAAACTTACATAAAGAGAACTGTCACGCTGGTACTAGAGCATTGGTGGCTCTATCGAGAGAACGTATATGGATTTTAAATGCAAGAGAGATTTGCAAAAAGATTGTTCGCCAGTGTATCCACTGTTTCCATTACAAACCTAAGTTAATGAACCAAATAATGGGTAATCTGCCATCAGATAGGGTAAAAGCTATACGCCCATTTCTTGTTGTCGGTGTAGATTTTTGCGGCCCAGTAAATGTATCTGTGAGAATTCGTGGTAGGCCGCCGCTTAAGATGTATATTGCAGTATTTGTGTGCTTCACATCTAAAGCTGTGCATCTGGAATTGGTTTCTAACTTATCTTCTGATTGTTTTATTCTATGTTTCAAAAGGTTTGCAGCCCGAAGAGGACTTCCCACAACAGTGTACTGCGACAACGCAACCAATTTCGTAGGAGCAAGCCGAAATCTGAAAGAGATACAAGAGGAATTCGAAGCAAAGAAAAAGGCAATTACATCGTTCGGAGCATCGTACAAGGTAGAGTTCACCTTCATACCACCTCGCGCACCCCACTTCGGCGGCCTTTGGGAGGCCGCTGTGAAACAAGCCAAACACCTACTTCTACGAACAGTAGGAAATGCCATGCTAAGCGCCGAGGAGATGTGTACAATGTTAGCAGAAGTGGAAGCGGTTCTCAACAGCCGCCCTATAGCTCCAATGTCCTCAGATCCAAACGACGGGGAGGCTTTAACTCCCTCCCATCTTCTGATAGGAGATGGTCTCCGTTCGCTGCCTCCAGGATCAGATGCAGACGTGAGCGACAACAAGCTGAAGTACTTGAAGCGATGGCAAATGCTTTGCACACTCAAGCAGCGTTTCTGGCGAACATGGTCAAGGGATTATGTGCTAGGGCtccaaaccaaaacaaaatggTTCCACGAGCAAACCAATTTGCAAATCGGAACATTAGTACTCGTTCACGAGGACAACTTACCCCCGCAAGAATGGTTAACAGGAAGAGTTGTCAACGTAATACAAGGTCAGGATGGCAAAGTAAGAGTGGCAGAAGTCCGAACCAAGAATGGCATATTTAAGAGACCAATACATAAACTTGCAGCCATACCGATTGATTGA